In Oncorhynchus gorbuscha isolate QuinsamMale2020 ecotype Even-year linkage group LG26, OgorEven_v1.0, whole genome shotgun sequence, the DNA window TTTCGAACCACTTCCCAGGTGCAGTAAGTGAAATTCtgtgaaaataaaaatgtactgTTAAGGAAATATAGTTTTTTTTTGGACATAGAGATTGTTTAGATACTTTGTGTCTATTTGTTTTCAACCTATATCCTACATTTTCTTTTAAAACTGCTGCAATGTTCACAAAGTATGTCTTCAGGCCCTCTGCCCTGATGGGATAATCACTTGTATCCACACTGCTCATCTGCCAGAAAGGAAGAAAGAGGCAGGCGATGAATAATAATTAAAATGCATCCATTATAGTGTAATTGCTTGTACCCTACTTTTTCTTTTAGGACATCCGCGATGTTCCTAAAGTATGTATTCAGCATCTTTGACCTGATTAGATAATCACGTGTATCCACTCTCCCCATCATCTGACACAAGAAGAAAATAATTCAAACATCACTCTACCACTCTTAAACAGTTAAGCTATCTGTATTGGCCTAGGTAGGtactcacacactcggtctcttcAATCTGACGGTAGATAATGTTCTGAAAATACTCCAACTTCTGTTGGTCCCACATTGTCGGCAGTTCGTCAGTTCCAAACAATGTGTCGATGTTCTTCAATGTTTCATAAATAGCCTTAGCAGCACTGCTGCTAAACTGAAACGGACAACAATAATTTCAAATAACATAAATGGCATCGTAAAGTTGCCTGTCTACTTTCTAATCCTAACGGTTGCAAATACTCTTTCATGCTGTAAAGGACAC includes these proteins:
- the LOC124015030 gene encoding interferon alpha-H-like, which codes for MAHQTITWMSAFLCLAQVVSMPMPCQLQRHLVGTTYNLLRDMGGHFPLECLQENVFMAFPATAFASSREPHFSSSAAKAIYETLKNIDTLFGTDELPTMWDQQKLEYFQNIIYRQIEETECMMGRVDTRDYLIRSKMLNTYFRNIADVLKEKMSSVDTSDYPIRAEGLKTYFVNIAAVLKENNFTYCTWEVVRKELLYTLEFILIHHSDSLLWSNRT